The Burkholderia pyrrocinia genome includes a region encoding these proteins:
- a CDS encoding SDR family NAD(P)-dependent oxidoreductase, protein MKIDSYAGQAVMITGAASGFGALLASELAAMGARLALGDLNGEALERVAAPLRAAGADVIAQRCDVRVEAEVASLVHAAAARFGRLDVGINNAGIAPPMKALIDTDEADLDLSFAVNAKGVFFGMKHQIRQMLAQREGVILNVASMAGLGGAPKLAAYAASKHAVVGLTKTAALEYARHGIRVNAVCPFYSTTPMVTDSDIGGRQDFLAQGSPMKRLGRPEEIVATMLTLCAKENTYLTGQAVAVDGGVSAF, encoded by the coding sequence ATGAAAATCGACAGCTACGCCGGGCAGGCCGTGATGATCACCGGCGCCGCAAGCGGCTTCGGCGCTTTGCTCGCGAGCGAGCTGGCCGCGATGGGCGCGCGGCTCGCGCTCGGCGACCTGAACGGCGAAGCGCTCGAACGGGTGGCCGCGCCGCTGCGCGCGGCCGGCGCCGACGTGATCGCGCAGCGCTGCGACGTGCGTGTCGAAGCGGAGGTCGCGTCGCTGGTGCACGCGGCCGCCGCGCGCTTCGGGCGGCTCGACGTCGGCATCAACAACGCGGGCATCGCACCGCCGATGAAGGCGCTGATCGACACCGACGAAGCCGATCTCGACTTGAGCTTCGCGGTGAACGCGAAGGGCGTGTTCTTCGGCATGAAGCACCAGATCCGCCAGATGCTCGCGCAGCGCGAAGGCGTGATCCTGAACGTCGCGTCGATGGCCGGGCTCGGCGGCGCGCCGAAGCTGGCCGCGTACGCGGCGTCGAAGCATGCGGTGGTCGGGCTCACGAAGACGGCGGCGCTCGAATACGCGCGCCACGGGATTCGCGTGAACGCGGTGTGCCCGTTCTACAGCACGACGCCGATGGTCACCGACAGCGATATCGGCGGCCGCCAGGACTTTCTCGCGCAGGGCTCGCCGATGAAGCGGCTCGGCCGGCCCGAGGAAATCGTCGCGACGATGCTGACGCTGTGCGCGAAGGAAAACACTTATCTGACCGGGCAGGCCGTCGCCGTCGACGGCGGTGTCTCGGCCTTCTGA
- a CDS encoding NAD(P)/FAD-dependent oxidoreductase has product MSDAQGVIPVGQAGVAARHGVDGAGGVGVAASMQTAGTDAGGPLARWGEAIRADAALRTYRPVGGWIESPHDLQPPLEDDIQADAIVVGAGFAGLSTALELTARGARVVVLEREFAGFGASGRNAGYLGGGQALEYELFVKRVGHEQAKRIVGFYDEGVAYVERKLVEYRIDCDYRASGIIRAGVHPSQEKRLRESMETGIALGSPAQFLDGAAMRERGIPPAFLFGAYLPGGGTLDPGKYVTGLRRAALAAGVKLYEHTGLLDFEAGATVRVRTARGSASAPVLVLATNAYTPQLGLLGDKVIPVRVSALETEPLSDAQLAALGWPNREGIMTSHLTMESHRLTARNTLLLTTKRLHYVYGSQTPNVPDDAAYRALLKSLHERFPQLGNLPVRACWSGYVSMAGDALPVVGATGAHANVFYTAGCSGHGVGTQSLIGRVLAERIRDGTSPLLDALTHQTPAMPPEPVRWCAVNALLGAANLLDERVNRKARRR; this is encoded by the coding sequence ATGAGTGACGCACAGGGCGTGATACCGGTCGGACAGGCGGGCGTGGCGGCGCGGCACGGTGTCGATGGCGCGGGCGGTGTCGGCGTGGCGGCGTCGATGCAGACGGCGGGCACGGACGCGGGCGGGCCGCTTGCCCGTTGGGGCGAGGCCATCCGGGCCGACGCCGCGCTGCGGACCTACCGCCCGGTGGGCGGGTGGATCGAGTCGCCACATGACTTGCAGCCGCCGCTCGAAGACGACATCCAGGCCGACGCGATCGTCGTCGGCGCCGGCTTCGCCGGGTTGTCCACGGCGCTGGAGCTGACCGCGCGCGGCGCCCGCGTCGTCGTGCTCGAACGCGAGTTCGCGGGCTTCGGCGCGAGCGGACGCAATGCCGGCTATCTCGGGGGCGGCCAGGCGCTCGAGTACGAACTGTTCGTCAAGCGCGTGGGGCACGAGCAGGCGAAGCGGATCGTCGGCTTCTACGACGAAGGCGTCGCATACGTCGAGCGCAAGCTCGTCGAATACCGGATCGACTGCGATTACCGCGCGTCGGGCATCATTCGCGCGGGCGTGCATCCGTCACAGGAGAAGCGCTTGCGCGAGAGCATGGAGACGGGCATCGCGCTCGGCTCGCCGGCGCAGTTTCTCGATGGCGCGGCGATGCGCGAACGCGGCATCCCGCCCGCGTTCCTGTTCGGCGCGTACCTGCCGGGCGGCGGCACGCTCGATCCGGGCAAGTACGTAACGGGGCTGCGGCGCGCGGCGCTGGCCGCCGGCGTGAAGCTCTACGAGCACACCGGGCTGCTCGATTTCGAAGCAGGCGCGACGGTGCGCGTGCGCACCGCGCGCGGCAGCGCGAGCGCGCCGGTCCTGGTGCTTGCCACGAACGCATACACGCCGCAACTCGGGCTGCTCGGCGACAAGGTGATCCCGGTGCGCGTGTCGGCGCTGGAGACGGAGCCGCTGTCCGATGCGCAACTGGCGGCGCTCGGCTGGCCGAATCGCGAAGGCATCATGACGTCGCACCTGACGATGGAAAGCCATCGTCTCACCGCGCGCAACACGCTGCTGCTGACGACGAAGCGGCTGCACTACGTGTACGGGTCGCAGACGCCGAACGTGCCGGACGACGCGGCGTATCGCGCGCTCCTGAAGTCGCTGCACGAACGCTTTCCGCAACTGGGCAATCTGCCGGTGCGCGCATGCTGGAGCGGTTACGTTTCGATGGCCGGCGACGCATTGCCGGTGGTCGGCGCGACCGGCGCGCACGCGAACGTGTTCTACACGGCCGGCTGTTCGGGGCACGGCGTCGGCACGCAGTCGCTGATCGGGCGCGTGCTCGCCGAGCGGATTCGCGACGGCACATCGCCGCTGCTCGACGCGCTGACGCACCAGACGCCCGCGATGCCACCCGAGCCGGTGCGATGGTGCGCGGTCAACGCGCTGCTGGGTGCGGCGAACCTGCTCGACGAACGGGTGAACCGGAAGGCGCGACGGCGGTAG
- a CDS encoding DUF3309 family protein, which translates to MLGTILIVILILLLIGAFPAWPHSRSWGYWPSGSVGLIVIIVVVLVLLGQI; encoded by the coding sequence ATGCTCGGTACGATCCTAATCGTCATACTGATTTTGCTGCTCATCGGAGCATTTCCTGCATGGCCGCACAGCCGAAGCTGGGGCTACTGGCCGTCGGGTTCAGTCGGATTGATTGTCATCATCGTTGTCGTGCTGGTGCTGCTGGGTCAAATTTGA
- a CDS encoding acyl-CoA dehydrogenase family protein, translating into MIRLNKTAALPLAGMTGFETPLSEEEGAIQHTVHRFARDVLRPIGRELDRMTPEEVIAPGSPYWAAIVESAKLGLDPQLIAQFPPDVAVRIESLIGEELGWGDSGLAVSIGAATMPLMMAQTLGNQELIEMCAGKVGCWMNTQPDRGSDAAILYREELSAHGKQPVGNLTAKVGADEIVINGQSSAWVSNGAVAQVALAYMAADYGDGFYGEGERSAFTNGIAMILPLDLPGVSRGKPLDKIGQRSLPQGEIYFDNVKVPKRFAVALKDEYLGNLASTWSYAGTHMCQVFVGAARAAFELALAYCHERRQGGALLIEHQMTHLRIGEMLRRLEMARAIARRSLAFSRMSPQSHPYATAQAKVSVTDEAMKIVNEAFQLFGGNGTTREFPIEKLFRDVRSALIEDGENMILTSRLGVLAGQLYRNGWTQE; encoded by the coding sequence ATGATTCGTCTGAACAAGACCGCGGCGCTGCCGCTGGCCGGCATGACCGGCTTCGAGACGCCGCTGAGCGAAGAGGAAGGCGCGATCCAGCATACGGTTCACCGTTTCGCGCGCGACGTGCTGCGGCCGATCGGCCGCGAGCTCGACCGGATGACGCCGGAGGAGGTGATCGCGCCCGGCTCGCCGTACTGGGCCGCGATCGTCGAAAGCGCGAAGCTCGGGCTCGATCCGCAACTGATCGCGCAGTTTCCGCCGGACGTCGCGGTGCGCATCGAGTCGCTGATCGGCGAGGAGCTCGGCTGGGGCGATTCGGGCCTCGCCGTGTCGATCGGCGCGGCGACGATGCCGCTGATGATGGCGCAGACGCTCGGCAATCAGGAACTGATCGAGATGTGCGCGGGCAAGGTCGGCTGCTGGATGAACACGCAGCCGGATCGTGGTTCCGATGCGGCGATCCTGTATCGGGAGGAACTCAGCGCGCACGGCAAGCAACCGGTGGGGAACCTGACCGCGAAGGTCGGCGCGGACGAGATCGTCATCAACGGGCAGAGTTCGGCCTGGGTGTCGAACGGAGCGGTCGCGCAGGTCGCGCTCGCGTACATGGCGGCGGACTACGGCGACGGCTTCTATGGCGAAGGCGAGCGCAGCGCGTTCACGAACGGCATCGCGATGATCCTGCCGCTCGACCTGCCGGGCGTGTCGCGCGGCAAGCCGCTCGACAAGATCGGCCAGCGCTCGCTGCCGCAGGGCGAGATCTATTTCGACAACGTGAAGGTGCCGAAGCGATTCGCGGTCGCGCTGAAGGACGAGTATCTCGGCAACCTCGCGTCGACGTGGTCGTACGCGGGCACGCACATGTGCCAGGTGTTCGTCGGCGCGGCGCGCGCGGCGTTCGAACTGGCGCTCGCGTATTGCCACGAGCGCAGGCAGGGCGGCGCGCTGCTGATCGAGCACCAGATGACGCACCTGCGCATCGGCGAGATGCTGCGCCGGCTGGAGATGGCGCGCGCGATCGCGCGCCGCAGCCTCGCGTTCTCGCGGATGTCGCCGCAGAGCCATCCGTACGCGACCGCACAGGCCAAGGTGAGCGTGACCGACGAAGCGATGAAGATCGTGAACGAAGCGTTCCAGCTGTTCGGCGGCAACGGCACCACGCGCGAATTCCCGATCGAGAAGTTGTTCCGCGACGTGCGCTCGGCGCTGATCGAGGACGGCGAGAACATGATCCTCACGTCGCGCCTCGGCGTGCTGGCCGGGCAGCTTTATCGGAACGGGTGGACGCAGGAGTAA
- a CDS encoding acyl-CoA dehydrogenase family protein: MDFGYTPKVEELRDRVRAFMDAHIVPRIRQWNEEVHAGQYPVSFMEELKARAKAEGLWNLFLPHLKADEPGTGLTNLEYAPLAEIMGRVAWASEVFNCNAPDTGNMELLHMFATPEQREQWLLPLLRGEIRSAFAMTEPDVASSDATNITTRIERAGDDYVINGRKWFITNAAHPNCKIFIVMGKTDPDAASHQQQSMILVPRDTPGVTIVRNITVVNHFAPEGHCEITFDNVRVPARNLLGEEGSGFALAQARLGPGRIHHCMRSIGAAELALELMVDRAQSREAFGKPLNRHGTIGEWIARSRIEIDQARLLVLKAAWMIDKVGAKAARKEISMIKALVPTVYTDVCDRAMQVFGAAGLSPDTPLADLWTWGRALRFADGPDEVHLQAIARMEIKDGEPGSTAAYLTPPLRG, from the coding sequence ATGGACTTTGGCTACACCCCGAAAGTGGAAGAACTGCGCGACCGCGTGCGCGCGTTCATGGACGCGCACATCGTGCCGCGCATCCGCCAGTGGAACGAGGAAGTGCATGCGGGCCAGTATCCCGTATCGTTCATGGAAGAGCTGAAAGCGCGCGCGAAGGCGGAAGGGCTGTGGAACCTGTTCCTGCCGCACCTGAAGGCCGACGAGCCCGGCACGGGCCTGACGAACCTCGAATACGCGCCGCTCGCCGAGATCATGGGGCGCGTGGCTTGGGCATCGGAAGTGTTCAACTGCAACGCGCCGGACACCGGCAACATGGAACTGCTGCACATGTTCGCGACGCCGGAGCAGCGCGAACAGTGGCTGCTGCCGCTGCTGCGCGGCGAGATCCGCTCGGCGTTCGCGATGACGGAGCCCGACGTGGCGTCGTCGGACGCGACGAACATCACGACGCGCATCGAGCGCGCGGGCGACGACTACGTGATCAACGGCCGCAAGTGGTTCATCACGAACGCCGCGCATCCGAACTGCAAGATCTTCATTGTGATGGGCAAGACCGATCCCGATGCAGCATCGCACCAGCAGCAGAGCATGATCCTCGTGCCGCGCGACACGCCGGGCGTGACGATCGTGCGCAACATCACGGTGGTCAATCACTTCGCGCCGGAAGGGCACTGCGAGATCACGTTCGACAATGTGCGCGTGCCGGCGCGCAACCTGCTCGGCGAAGAGGGTAGCGGTTTCGCGCTCGCGCAGGCACGCCTCGGGCCGGGCCGGATCCATCACTGCATGCGTTCGATCGGCGCGGCCGAGCTTGCGCTGGAGCTGATGGTCGACCGCGCGCAGTCGCGCGAGGCGTTCGGCAAGCCGCTGAACCGGCACGGCACGATCGGCGAATGGATCGCGCGCTCGCGCATCGAGATCGACCAGGCGCGCCTGCTCGTGCTGAAGGCTGCGTGGATGATCGACAAGGTCGGCGCGAAGGCCGCGCGCAAGGAAATCTCGATGATCAAGGCGCTCGTGCCGACCGTCTATACGGACGTCTGCGACCGCGCGATGCAGGTGTTCGGCGCGGCGGGGTTGAGCCCCGATACGCCGCTCGCCGATCTGTGGACCTGGGGCCGCGCGCTGCGCTTCGCCGATGGCCCGGACGAGGTGCACCTGCAGGCGATCGCCCGGATGGAGATCAAGGACGGCGAACCGGGTTCGACGGCCGCCTACCTGACGCCGCCGCTGCGCGGCTGA
- a CDS encoding LysR family transcriptional regulator codes for MRLSKLDLNLFVVFDAIYTKRNLTRAAEVLNLTQPAVSNALARLRKSLNDPLFVSTPAGMMPTPMAENIVGRVREALQLLDSSAHEGDVFDPASSTRVFRLSMSDLTEALLLPALGELLQREAPGMHVRSYTMDRGEVATALANGSVDIAIDAPLIGDPHLHQALLVRDRYACMIRDDHLFRGKTLTMDDYLSMGHIHVSSRRKGSGHVDAELTRLGLRRNIQMRVQHYMVAPLIAMRGDLALTAPLRLLQRYPARILELPFEMPGLDYFCYWHRSADQDQGSQWLRERLMTLMGGMGEPQ; via the coding sequence ATGCGCCTATCGAAGCTTGACCTGAACCTGTTCGTCGTATTCGACGCGATCTACACCAAGCGCAACCTGACGCGGGCGGCCGAGGTGCTGAACCTCACGCAGCCCGCCGTCAGCAACGCGCTCGCGCGGCTGCGCAAGTCGCTGAACGACCCGCTGTTCGTGAGCACGCCGGCCGGGATGATGCCGACGCCGATGGCGGAGAACATCGTCGGCCGCGTGCGCGAGGCGTTGCAACTGCTCGATTCGAGCGCGCACGAAGGCGACGTGTTCGATCCGGCGTCGTCGACGCGCGTGTTTCGGCTGAGCATGAGCGACCTGACCGAAGCGCTGCTGCTGCCCGCGCTCGGCGAACTGCTGCAGCGTGAAGCGCCCGGCATGCACGTGCGCAGCTACACCATGGACCGCGGCGAAGTCGCGACCGCGCTCGCGAACGGGTCCGTCGACATCGCGATCGACGCACCGCTGATCGGCGATCCGCATCTGCACCAGGCGCTGCTCGTGCGCGACCGCTACGCGTGCATGATCCGCGACGATCACCTGTTCAGGGGCAAGACGCTGACCATGGACGACTACCTGTCGATGGGGCACATCCACGTGTCGAGCCGCCGCAAGGGCAGTGGGCACGTCGACGCGGAACTGACGCGCCTCGGGCTGCGCCGCAACATCCAGATGCGCGTGCAGCACTACATGGTCGCGCCGCTGATCGCGATGCGCGGCGATCTCGCGCTGACGGCGCCGCTGCGGCTGCTGCAGCGCTATCCGGCGCGCATCCTCGAACTGCCGTTCGAGATGCCGGGCCTCGATTACTTCTGCTACTGGCATCGCAGCGCCGATCAGGATCAGGGCAGCCAATGGCTGCGCGAACGGCTGATGACGCTGATGGGCGGGATGGGCGAGCCGCAGTGA
- a CDS encoding SDR family oxidoreductase: protein MATNLFDLTGKIALVTGASRGIGEEIAKLLAEQGAHVIVSSRKLDDCQAVADAIVAAGGRAEALACHVGRLEDIAATFEHIRGKHGRLDILVNNAAANPYFGHILDTDLAAYDKTVDVNIRGYFFMSVEAGKLMKEHGGGAIVNTASVNALQPGDRQGIYSITKAAVVNMTKAFAKECGPLGIRVNALLPGLTKTKFAGALFADKDIYETWKAKIPLRRHAEPREMAGTVLYLVSDAASYTNGECIVVDGGLTI, encoded by the coding sequence ATGGCAACGAATCTGTTCGACCTGACGGGCAAGATCGCACTGGTAACGGGCGCGAGCCGCGGCATCGGCGAGGAAATCGCGAAACTGCTCGCGGAGCAGGGCGCGCACGTGATCGTGTCGAGCCGCAAGCTCGACGACTGCCAGGCGGTGGCCGACGCGATCGTCGCGGCAGGCGGCCGCGCCGAGGCGCTGGCCTGCCACGTCGGCCGGCTGGAGGACATCGCCGCGACGTTCGAGCACATCCGCGGCAAGCACGGGCGGCTCGACATCCTCGTGAACAACGCGGCCGCGAACCCGTATTTCGGGCACATCCTCGATACCGACCTCGCCGCGTACGACAAGACGGTCGACGTGAACATCCGCGGCTACTTCTTCATGTCGGTCGAGGCCGGCAAGCTGATGAAGGAACACGGCGGCGGCGCGATCGTCAACACGGCGTCGGTGAACGCGCTGCAGCCGGGCGACCGGCAGGGCATCTACTCGATCACGAAGGCCGCGGTCGTCAACATGACGAAGGCGTTCGCGAAGGAATGCGGGCCGCTCGGCATCCGCGTGAACGCGCTGCTGCCGGGCCTGACGAAAACGAAGTTCGCGGGCGCGCTGTTCGCCGACAAGGATATCTACGAGACCTGGAAGGCGAAGATCCCGCTGCGCCGCCATGCGGAGCCGCGCGAAATGGCCGGCACCGTGCTGTATCTCGTGTCGGATGCGGCGAGCTACACGAACGGCGAATGCATCGTCGTCGACGGCGGCCTGACGATCTGA
- a CDS encoding thiolase family protein, with the protein MNDDIYIAGIAMTVFGRHPDRSIDDLAREALQRALRDAGCHADAIRAAFYSGITNGALQGQLSIPGQVVFSKIGIEGVPVFNVENACASGSTAVHLAVRHLQSGACDVALALGAEKMNVADKARAFALFEAGWDVSRVDENFAMLEKLGEGIEPPPGSESDRPYSRFMKIYAALCRYHMRTYGTTQRQIAAVSSKNHGHSVHNPYSQFRQPFTVDEVLAAPPITYPITLPMCAPLSDGAAAAILCTEEGLARIGADRSRCIRVAASVIRSFTRRRIDEPHKHIGRLAALHAYEQASLGPEDMHVAEVHDASAMGEIIQAENLGFVPFGEGGPAAERGDFTLGGRIPINTSGGLESKGHPLGATGIGQLYELVTQLRGEAGARQVQGARHAIQENGGGLQGVEEAALAIHILSRD; encoded by the coding sequence ATGAACGATGATATCTACATCGCCGGCATTGCGATGACCGTGTTTGGCCGGCATCCCGATCGCAGCATCGACGATCTGGCGCGCGAGGCGTTGCAGCGCGCGTTGCGGGACGCCGGCTGTCACGCCGACGCGATCCGCGCGGCGTTTTACTCGGGCATCACCAACGGCGCGCTGCAGGGGCAGCTGTCGATTCCCGGGCAGGTGGTGTTCAGCAAGATCGGGATCGAAGGCGTGCCGGTGTTCAACGTCGAGAATGCGTGCGCGTCCGGCAGCACCGCGGTGCACCTGGCCGTGCGGCATCTGCAGTCGGGCGCGTGCGACGTCGCGCTCGCGCTCGGCGCGGAGAAGATGAACGTCGCGGACAAGGCCCGCGCGTTCGCGCTGTTCGAAGCGGGGTGGGACGTGTCCCGCGTCGACGAGAACTTCGCGATGCTCGAGAAGCTCGGCGAAGGGATCGAGCCGCCGCCCGGCTCCGAGTCCGACCGGCCGTACAGCCGTTTCATGAAGATCTATGCGGCTCTGTGCCGGTATCACATGCGGACCTACGGCACGACGCAGCGGCAGATCGCGGCCGTGTCGTCGAAGAATCACGGGCATTCGGTGCATAACCCGTATTCGCAGTTCCGGCAGCCGTTCACGGTCGACGAAGTGCTGGCGGCGCCGCCGATCACGTATCCGATCACGCTGCCGATGTGCGCGCCACTGTCGGACGGCGCGGCGGCCGCGATCCTCTGCACCGAGGAAGGGCTGGCGCGCATCGGCGCCGATCGCAGCCGCTGCATCCGGGTCGCGGCGAGTGTGATCCGCAGCTTCACGCGCCGGCGCATCGACGAGCCGCACAAGCATATCGGCCGGCTCGCGGCGCTGCACGCGTATGAACAGGCGTCGCTCGGCCCCGAAGACATGCACGTGGCCGAGGTGCACGACGCATCGGCGATGGGCGAGATCATCCAGGCCGAGAACCTCGGCTTCGTGCCGTTCGGCGAGGGCGGCCCCGCTGCCGAGCGCGGCGACTTCACGCTCGGCGGGCGCATCCCGATCAACACGTCGGGCGGCCTCGAATCGAAGGGCCATCCGCTCGGCGCGACCGGCATCGGGCAACTGTACGAGCTGGTCACGCAATTGCGCGGCGAGGCGGGTGCGCGTCAGGTGCAGGGCGCGCGCCATGCGATCCAGGAGAACGGCGGCGGCTTGCAGGGCGTCGAGGAAGCCGCGCTGGCGATCCATATCTTGAGCAGGGACTGA
- a CDS encoding histidine phosphatase family protein, translated as MAELFLVRHGQASFGTDDYDRLSASGEQQGVWLGEYFARQGMTFDRVICGTLNRHAQTVDAILRGMGREGVSVDRHPGLNEYDFHGLFAAAASDYPEIARLAAGSMKEHFRALRQVLQLWSEDKLGDAAPETWAHFQQRVADARAAIRHGGGQRVLAVSSGGPISVTVQQVLAAPPSSAIALNLQIRNSSLSQFFFNAEAFHLASFNGIPHLEDPERHAWRTYG; from the coding sequence ATGGCTGAACTCTTTCTGGTACGGCACGGGCAGGCGTCGTTCGGCACGGACGACTACGACCGGCTTTCCGCGTCCGGCGAGCAGCAGGGCGTCTGGCTCGGCGAATACTTCGCGCGGCAGGGCATGACGTTCGACCGCGTGATCTGCGGCACGCTGAACCGTCACGCGCAGACGGTCGACGCGATCCTGCGCGGGATGGGCCGCGAAGGCGTGTCGGTCGATCGCCATCCGGGCCTGAATGAATACGACTTCCACGGGCTGTTCGCGGCGGCGGCCAGCGACTATCCGGAGATCGCGCGGCTCGCGGCCGGATCGATGAAGGAACACTTCCGCGCGCTCCGGCAGGTGCTGCAACTATGGTCCGAGGACAAGCTCGGCGATGCGGCCCCCGAAACCTGGGCGCATTTCCAGCAGCGCGTCGCCGACGCGCGCGCCGCGATCCGCCACGGCGGCGGCCAGCGCGTGCTCGCGGTGAGCTCCGGTGGCCCGATCTCGGTCACCGTGCAGCAGGTGCTCGCCGCGCCGCCGTCGAGCGCGATCGCGCTGAATCTGCAGATCCGCAACAGCAGCCTTTCGCAGTTTTTCTTCAACGCCGAAGCGTTTCATTTGGCGTCGTTCAACGGCATCCCGCATCTCGAGGATCCGGAACGGCACGCGTGGCGCACCTACGGCTGA
- a CDS encoding phosphotransferase: MTNPSQQLDAARLTRYLEAHVPGFEGPVDTEKFAGGQSNPTFLLHARSGRYVLRRQPPGELLKSAHAVDREFRVLTALSGTAVPVARPYHLCVDRDVIGSLFYVMSFEDGRIFWDPALPELPKADRAACYDALLQTMAALHDVDVDAVGLADYGRPGNYFERQIGVWTKQYRAAETERLDAMETLIDWLPKACPDDTGRPALVHGDFRIDNLMFARDGYRVQAVLDWELSTLGNPLADLAYFCMCLRLPSGGQVRGLAGQDRAELGVPDEAAIVARYCELRGIEPIRDWHFYLAFSFFRLAAIAQGVKARALQGNASSEQALRVGEMTGRLAELAVGVIDAHR, encoded by the coding sequence ATGACGAATCCTTCCCAGCAACTCGACGCAGCCCGCCTCACGCGCTATCTGGAAGCGCACGTGCCGGGCTTCGAAGGCCCGGTCGACACGGAGAAGTTTGCCGGCGGCCAGTCGAATCCGACTTTCCTGTTGCATGCGCGCAGCGGCCGCTACGTGCTGCGCCGCCAGCCGCCGGGCGAACTGCTGAAATCCGCGCACGCGGTCGACCGCGAATTCCGCGTGCTGACTGCGCTGTCGGGCACCGCGGTGCCGGTCGCGCGCCCGTATCACCTCTGCGTTGACCGCGACGTGATCGGCAGCCTGTTCTACGTGATGAGCTTCGAGGACGGCCGGATCTTCTGGGACCCGGCCCTGCCGGAACTGCCGAAGGCCGATCGCGCGGCGTGCTACGACGCGCTGCTGCAGACGATGGCCGCGCTGCACGACGTCGACGTCGACGCGGTGGGCCTGGCCGACTACGGCCGCCCCGGCAACTACTTCGAGCGCCAGATCGGCGTGTGGACGAAGCAGTATCGCGCGGCCGAAACGGAGCGCCTCGACGCGATGGAGACGCTGATCGACTGGCTGCCGAAAGCGTGCCCCGACGACACGGGCCGGCCGGCGCTCGTGCACGGCGATTTCCGGATCGACAACCTGATGTTCGCGCGCGACGGCTATCGCGTGCAGGCCGTGCTCGACTGGGAACTGTCGACGCTCGGCAACCCGCTCGCCGATCTCGCGTATTTCTGCATGTGCCTGCGGCTGCCGTCCGGCGGGCAGGTGCGCGGGCTCGCGGGCCAGGATCGCGCCGAACTCGGCGTTCCGGACGAAGCGGCGATCGTCGCGCGCTATTGCGAACTGCGCGGCATCGAGCCGATTCGCGACTGGCACTTCTACCTCGCATTCAGTTTCTTCCGGCTCGCGGCGATCGCGCAGGGCGTGAAGGCGCGCGCGCTGCAGGGCAATGCGTCGAGCGAGCAAGCGTTGCGCGTCGGCGAAATGACCGGCCGGCTGGCCGAACTGGCCGTCGGCGTGATCGACGCGCATCGCTGA
- a CDS encoding TetR/AcrR family transcriptional regulator: protein MTVPNEQRSGKKRRTSTATAAASNPDGLRAQGLRTRNTIIRVAKKLLLEGGPLEFSQRAVAAAAGISVSNLQYYFPTRIAVLRAVIEPVIDTYLDDMKRAIGSDASPRDVFEEIIERSISDAKDAKYNALFRHFLSFAATDPECFKLYDEWYATLTRDLAQLLRAVNPAFSAAESRHAATMLIALADGFAMQYGTGRHTQALDAYFTATSRALAYGTLLAPAGK from the coding sequence ATGACAGTGCCCAACGAACAGCGCAGCGGCAAAAAGCGGCGCACGTCGACTGCAACCGCCGCAGCCAGCAACCCCGACGGTTTGCGGGCGCAAGGCCTGCGCACGCGCAACACAATCATTCGCGTCGCGAAGAAGCTGTTGCTGGAAGGCGGCCCGCTGGAATTTTCTCAGCGCGCGGTTGCCGCCGCCGCCGGAATCAGCGTCAGCAATCTGCAGTACTACTTCCCGACCCGGATCGCCGTGTTGCGGGCTGTGATCGAGCCGGTCATCGACACGTATCTGGACGACATGAAGCGCGCGATCGGCAGCGACGCGTCGCCGCGCGACGTGTTCGAGGAGATCATCGAGCGCTCGATCAGCGATGCGAAGGATGCCAAGTACAACGCACTGTTCCGGCACTTCCTGTCGTTCGCGGCGACCGATCCCGAGTGCTTCAAGCTTTACGACGAATGGTATGCGACGCTCACGCGCGATCTGGCGCAGCTGCTGCGGGCCGTCAATCCTGCGTTCAGCGCGGCCGAAAGCCGGCATGCGGCGACCATGCTCATCGCGCTGGCAGACGGCTTCGCGATGCAGTACGGCACCGGGCGACACACGCAGGCGCTCGATGCGTATTTCACCGCGACCTCCCGCGCGCTCGCGTACGGCACGCTGCTGGCGCCCGCCGGCAAATAG